GTCAGTACGTTGGCGCCGTTCGCGCGGACGCCCTGCCAGATGCGACCCGGACCCCGCTGGAGCTGGGCCGGCACGACGCAGGTCAGGTTCGCCGTGAGCACGTCGCCGATGTAGCCCTCCCGGATGAGATCGCTTGCGTAGAGGATCGCCGGGGCGCTGCGCGCCTGCAGACCGACGATCGTCTTGATGGAGCGCTGGCCGGCGAGGCCCGCCATTTCCTCCGCCTCGGCCAGCGTCCTGCCCAGCGGCCATTCGCAGAACACGGCCTTTCCCGCCTGCAGGCCGGCCATCACCAGATCGCGGTGCCCGGGCACCCGCACGCAGACGACGATGAGGTCGACCTCCGGATGCGCCGCCATGTCGCTGAACCGGTGGAATGCCCGCTCGACGCCGAACGCCGCGGCCGAGGCCCTGGCCGTGTCCTCGTGCGCGGTGCAGACCGCCTTCAGCTCGTACTGGGGCAGAGCTTTCAGGGCGGGGACGTGGGCATTGGCCCCCCAGCCGCTGCCCCCTGGTGTCACGGTCGCTCCCACGATTCCCACGCGAATCTTGTCCGTCATCCTGGACCTCCCGGCGGCGACAGTACCTCCTCACACCTCCGCTCCGCCAGCGGAACCTTCCGGCCCGATGCGGCCTCCGGTCACGCGGCGCTCGGCTTCGACCTTGAGCGGTCCGAGCATCAGTCGTCGAATCAGGATGATGCCGGGCGACAGGCATGACCAGTACAGGCGGAACCGCGCGCGGGCTGCGGGGTCGGTGGCGATGGCGCGTGTTTCGCCACGGAAGATCGAAGCGGCCGGCCCGTCCGGATCGGCGCGAAGCGTCCAGGCAATCTTGACGTACCCGGGTTCGGCGAAGGCGGCGAAGGCCTCGGCGGGCACGCCGCGGAACGTGGGGTTCGGCTCCCAGGGTTTCGTGACCGCGCCCACGACCACCGCTCGTCCGGGCAGCTCGTCCAGAACGACCCATCCGAGCGACTGCACCAGCGCCAGCAGACCGCGCGGTCGCACGTGCTCGTCCGGCGTGGCGCCGAGGATCAACTCGCGGCTCTTGAAGATGAGACGCACGATCCGGCTCTGGAGGAGATCCATCTCGCGCGCGGCCGCGAAGGTCACCGCGGCCGGCGCGGCGATCAGGACGTGATGCCGCTCGACGACCTCGTACTCGGGCATGAACCGGTCGAGCAGTGGATCCGCTTCGTTCGCGGCCGGTCGTGGAGCGCGCCCATAGCGGGACCACGCGGTCGCGACGTAGATCGCGTAGGCGGCGGCGGCCAGCCCCGCGCCGGCCGTCAGCCATCGGAGGCCCGATCGCAGGGACGAGGTCGTGACCGGTTTCAGGAGGTGGTCAACTCTCGGCGAACGCCCGATCGAGGGCCTGAGCGAGGTCGGCGATGAGATCGTCGGCGTCCTCGATCCCGACCGCGTAACGGATGAGATTATCCTTGATCCCGATCTGGAGGCGTTCCTCGCTGGTCAGCTCGTAGAAGCTCATGATCGCGGGTTGCTCG
This DNA window, taken from Candidatus Methylomirabilota bacterium, encodes the following:
- a CDS encoding Gfo/Idh/MocA family oxidoreductase, which encodes MTDKIRVGIVGATVTPGGSGWGANAHVPALKALPQYELKAVCTAHEDTARASAAAFGVERAFHRFSDMAAHPEVDLIVVCVRVPGHRDLVMAGLQAGKAVFCEWPLGRTLAEAEEMAGLAGQRSIKTIVGLQARSAPAILYASDLIREGYIGDVLTANLTCVVPAQLQRGPGRIWQGVRANGANVLTITGGHAIDALCAVLGELAEVSARVTTRIPEWRTLEGKAVPVDSPDSINVVGRMVSGAEVSVNVAAVPSNPGGNRIEIYGREGALVIRAEGSFNTGGSEVHAGRGKEPLAAMPVPARYKVVPAGTPSGQPYNVAQAYARAAEALRGRGSFDVDFALAVRRHKLIDAIERSSATGRSVRLDQTFAS